The Drosophila bipectinata strain 14024-0381.07 chromosome 3L, DbipHiC1v2, whole genome shotgun sequence region TTCCCCGGCAGCGAGAACAACACCCGCACTGTGGTTCTATACGGCGATCTGGGAAGCTCTCAATTCCGTACTTATCACAAGCTGTTGGAAAAGGAGGCTAACAGCGGAAAGATACGTTATATCTTGCGGCATCAGTTGGCTAGCAAAGACACTCGTCCTGTGAGGCTTTCAGGTTACGGCGTGGAACTGCACTTGAAATCCACAGAGTATAAGAGCCAGGACGATGCACCAAAACCAGAGGCGGGGGCCTCTTCTGACGACTCTGATGATCTGTCAAATGAGTCAGATGTCCAAGGCTTCGATTTTAAAATCCTGAAGCAGAAGCACCCCGCACTGAAAAGGGCTTTGGATCAACTGCGTCAACGACTTTTGCAGGGCAACGATGAAATCGCCCAGCTGAAAGCATGGGAGTTCCAGGATCTGGGTCTGCAAGCTGCCGCAGCAGTGGCGGAAATCCAGGGAGACGAAACGCTACAGATTCTGCAGTACATCGCCCATAATTTCCCCATGTTGGCCCGCACTCTTTTGGCTCACAAAGTAACGGATGCTTTAAGGGCAGAGGTCAAGCATAATACGGATGTTTTTGGCAGAAGTTTGAATGTGGCGCCGCCAGATGGAGCCCTTTTCATAAACGGACTCTTCTTTGATGCCGACACCATGGATTTGTACTCCCTGGTAGAAACTCTGCGCTCGGAGATGCGTGTTTTGGAAAGTTTGCACAGCAACAGTGTCCGAGGAAATCTGGCCAGTTCACTACTAGCTTTAGATCTCACCGCGTCCAGCAAAAAGGAGTTCGCCATCGATATTCGCGATACAGCTGTTCAATGGATCAATGATATTGAAAACGACGCCCAATACCGGCGTTGGCCTGCATCTGTGATGGATCTCCTGCGTCCCACATTCCCCGGAATGTTGCGAAATATCAGAAAGAACGTGTTCAACTTGGTGTTGGTTGTTGATGTCCTGCAGCCCCTGGCTAGGAGTGTGATAAAGCTGTCCGAATCATTCGTTATCCATCAGGCTCCCATCCGCCTGGGTATAGTTTTTGATGCCCGGGATGCTAACAAGGATAATCTGGAGGACTACATTGCCATTACCTGCGCCTTCAACTATGTGAGTCAAAAGAAGGACGCCCGGGCCGCGCTGAGTTTCCTCACAGACATTTATGCCGCCGTTGGCGAGACCAAGGTGGTGAAGAAGAAGGACATCGTAAAGCAGCTGGCAAAGGAGTTCTCAACTCTATCCTTTTCCAAGGCTGAGGAGTTTTTGGACGAGGATGGCACCTACGATTATGGCAGGGAATTGGCGGCCGAGTTCATCCAGAGGCTTGGATTCCCGGATAAGGGCCAACCACAAGCCCTGATGAATGGTGTCCCCATGCCATCGAATATTGTGACAGCCGATAGCGACTTTGAGGAGGCTATTTTCACGGAGATTATGAGTCACACCTCCAATCTGCAGAAAGCCGTTTACAAGGGCGATATGACGGATAACGACGTGGCCATCGACTACCTAATGAATCAGCCGCATGTCATGCCTCGCCTCAACCAAAGGATTCTCAGTCAGGATGATGTCAAGTATCTGGATATTAATGGCGTGGCCTACACCAATCTGGGAAATGTGGCTGCTTTAAATAAGCTTTCCAACCGCGACATGACCGCCACCTTAATGGAGAATCTCAAGTACTTTGGCGGAAAGAAATCCACGGAAAAGATTGGACGTTCATCGCTGCAATTCCTAACTCTGTGGGTGTTTGCCGACTTAAACGAGGAGCAGGGCAGATCTCTGCTTACCCATGCTTTGGAATATGTGCAGAGTGGCGAGAGTGTTCGCCTGGCCTTTATTCCCAATACCGAAAGTTCCGGAGCGGATAAGAAGAATCTGAATCGCTTGGTTTGGGCTGCTATGCAATCGCTGCCACCGACTCAGGCCACTGAGCAGGTTCTCAAGTGGTTGAAGAAGCCAAAGGAGAAGATTGAAATACCATTGCAACTGGAGGACATCCTTGGCTCCACTGAGCTCCATCTGAAGATGCTTAGGGTTTATGCTCAGCGCGTTTTGGGTTTGAATAAATCCCAGCGTCTGGTAATTGGAAATGGGCGTCTTTATGGCCCTCTCACCTCCGATGAAAGCTTTGATAGCGCTGATTTTGCCTTGTTGGCCAGATTCAGCTCCCTGCAGTATGGCGACAAGGTGCGTCAGGTCCTTAAGGAGTCCGCTCAAGATGTCAGCGAGCAGTTCACCAGCGATACCTTGCTTAAGCTCTACGCCAGCTTGCTGCCCAGGCAGACCAAGACACGTTTCAAGCTGCCCACTGACCTAAAGTCTGATCATTCGGTGGTCAAGCTGCCTCCAAAACAGGAGAAACTGCCACACTTTGATATAGTTGCCGTTTTGGATCCCGCTTCCCGAGCAGCCCAGAAGCTGACACCGATTTTAATCCTGCTGCGACAGGTGCTCAACTGCCAGTTGAATCTCTACCTCATTCCTGTGCCCCAGCACAGCGATATGCCGGTGAAGAACTTCTACAGATACGTAGTTGAACCAGAGGTTCAGTTCGAGGCTAATGGTGGAAGGTCTGAGGGACCTCTGGCCAAATTCAGTGGACTGCCGGCCAATCCTTTGCTGACACAACAGCTCCAGGTTCCAGAGAACTGGCTTGTGGAAGCAGTACGTGCC contains the following coding sequences:
- the Uggt gene encoding UDP-glucose:glycoprotein glucosyltransferase, whose translation is MLRAAALCVSVVLLALFSPISAESSKSYPITTLINAKWTQTPLYLEVAEYLADEQAGLFWDYVQGVTKLDTALNEYDTESQQYNAALELVKSHVSSPQLPLLKLVVSTHSLTPRIQTHFQLAQELRSGGACDGSTFAQVGTELACSYAELQKKLGLPLAKESLDAPVVTYSFDHIFPGSENNTRTVVLYGDLGSSQFRTYHKLLEKEANSGKIRYILRHQLASKDTRPVRLSGYGVELHLKSTEYKSQDDAPKPEAGASSDDSDDLSNESDVQGFDFKILKQKHPALKRALDQLRQRLLQGNDEIAQLKAWEFQDLGLQAAAAVAEIQGDETLQILQYIAHNFPMLARTLLAHKVTDALRAEVKHNTDVFGRSLNVAPPDGALFINGLFFDADTMDLYSLVETLRSEMRVLESLHSNSVRGNLASSLLALDLTASSKKEFAIDIRDTAVQWINDIENDAQYRRWPASVMDLLRPTFPGMLRNIRKNVFNLVLVVDVLQPLARSVIKLSESFVIHQAPIRLGIVFDARDANKDNLEDYIAITCAFNYVSQKKDARAALSFLTDIYAAVGETKVVKKKDIVKQLAKEFSTLSFSKAEEFLDEDGTYDYGRELAAEFIQRLGFPDKGQPQALMNGVPMPSNIVTADSDFEEAIFTEIMSHTSNLQKAVYKGDMTDNDVAIDYLMNQPHVMPRLNQRILSQDDVKYLDINGVAYTNLGNVAALNKLSNRDMTATLMENLKYFGGKKSTEKIGRSSLQFLTLWVFADLNEEQGRSLLTHALEYVQSGESVRLAFIPNTESSGADKKNLNRLVWAAMQSLPPTQATEQVLKWLKKPKEKIEIPLQLEDILGSTELHLKMLRVYAQRVLGLNKSQRLVIGNGRLYGPLTSDESFDSADFALLARFSSLQYGDKVRQVLKESAQDVSEQFTSDTLLKLYASLLPRQTKTRFKLPTDLKSDHSVVKLPPKQEKLPHFDIVAVLDPASRAAQKLTPILILLRQVLNCQLNLYLIPVPQHSDMPVKNFYRYVVEPEVQFEANGGRSEGPLAKFSGLPANPLLTQQLQVPENWLVEAVRAVYDLDNIKLTDIGGPVHSEFDLEYLLLEGHCFDASSGAPPRGLQLVLGTQSQPTLVDTIVMANLGYFQLKANPGAWSLRLREGKSTDIYSISHVEGTNTHHAAGTNDVQALITSLRSHVIKLRVSKKPGMQQAELLSDDNEQAGQSGIWNSIASSFGGSNSNQAATDEDTETINIFSVASGHLYERLLRIMMVSLLKHTKSPVKFWFLKNYLSPQFTDFLPHMASEYNFQYELVQYKWPRWLHQQTEKQRTIWGYKILFLDVLFPLNVRKIIFVDADAIVRTDIKELYDLDLGGAPYAYTPFCDSRKEMEGFRFWKQGYWRSHLMGRRYHISALYVVDLKRFRKIAAGDRLRGQYQALSQDPNSLSNLDQDLPNNMIHQVAIKSLPDDWLWCQTWCSDSSFKSAKVIDLCNNPQTKEAKLTAAQRIVPEWKDYDAELKTLLARVEDHENSHGRESTDDEYHSSNDQVVTTASTPPHEPKHGEL